From Etheostoma spectabile isolate EspeVRDwgs_2016 chromosome 8, UIUC_Espe_1.0, whole genome shotgun sequence, a single genomic window includes:
- the LOC116693469 gene encoding UBAP1-MVB12-associated (UMA)-domain containing protein 1, translated as MLSFLGLRNNAKKSTSEKEVDGGFVVIGETVEEQRRKMQSMNIAQPSTNVIVQPTGSSCTAPAAPTDTKPPAAYPTGAPAAGPPAVEAASTLPDLLGDVPFTLAPHVLAMQAGRPLFPDVLLSRDMNYNLTSFQYDFTLENSVLHNA; from the exons ATGTTGAGTTTTCTTGGACTCCGCAACAACGCAAAGAAGTCCACATCCGAGAAGGAAGTAGATGGAGGCTTTGTTGTCATTG GAGAGACCGTTGAAGAACAGAGGAGGAAGATGCAGAGCATGAACATCGCACAGCCGTCAACAAACGTCATAGTGCAGCCAACAGGG TCCTCCTGTACAGCTCCAGCTGCACCCACCGACACAAAGCCCCCTGCAGCTTACCCCACCGGCGCGCCAGCAGCAGGGCCCCCGGCCGTGGAAGCTGCTTCAACTCTGCCAGACCTCCTCGGGGACGTCCCCTTCACTCTGGCTCCCCATGTCCTGGCCATGCAGGCAGGGCGCCCCCTATTTCCTGATGTGCTGCTGTCCCGGGACATGAACTACAACCTGACTAGTTTCCAGTACGACTTCACTCTAGAGAACTCGGTGCTTCATAACGCCTAG
- the LOC116693473 gene encoding replication protein A 14 kDa subunit, whose product MAGILDVPKPRITCDMLSLHIGRPVCFVGRVEKVHPTGKTFTASDGDGKIATVELNEPLDEELSGVVEVVGMVSNKGVIMAGTYNMLREDKGIPFDLELYAEALRVLHDFPQHYPFEVAASG is encoded by the exons ATGGCAGGTATACTGGATGTCCCGAAACCCAGAATAACCTGCGATATGCTGTCGCTGCACATAGGCAGACCGGTGTGCTTTGTTGGACGTGTTGAAAAA GTTCACCCGACCGGGAAAACGTTCACTGCCTCGGATGGAGACGGGAAGATTGCGACGGTGGAACTTAACGAACCT CTTGATGAAGAGCTGAGCGGTGTTGTGGAGGTCGTTGGCATGGTGTCCAACAAAGGAGTAATAATGGCCGGCACGTACAACATGCTACGAGAGGACAAGGGCATTCCTTTTG ATTTAGAGCTGTATGCTGAAGCCCTGAGAGTCCTCCATGACTTCCCCCAGCACTACCCTTTTGAAGTGGCTGCCAGTGGATGA